In the genome of Notamacropus eugenii isolate mMacEug1 chromosome 5, mMacEug1.pri_v2, whole genome shotgun sequence, one region contains:
- the WNT4 gene encoding protein Wnt-4, with amino-acid sequence MSPRSCLRSLRLLVFAVFSAAASNWLYLAKLSSVGSISDEETCEKLKGLIQRQVQMCKRNLEVMDSVRRGAQLAIEECQYQFRNRRWNCSTLDSLPVFGKVVTQGTREAAFVYAISSAGVAFAVTRACSSGELDKCGCDRTVHGVSPEGFQWSGCSDNIAYGVAFSQSFVDVRERSKGASSSRALMNLHNNEAGRKAILNHMRVECKCHGVSGSCEVKTCWKAMPPFRKVGHVLKEKFDGATEVEQRRVGSSKALVPRNSQFKPHTDEDLVYLEPSPDFCEHDARSGVLGTWGRQCNKTSKAIDGCELLCCGRGFHTSEVEVVERCSCKFHWCCFVKCRHCHRLVETHTCR; translated from the exons gtACCTGGCCAAGTTGTCCTCGGTGGGCAGCATCTCTGATGAGGAGACTTGCGAGAAGCTGAAGGGGCTGATCCAAAGGCAGGTGCAGATGTGCAAGAGGAACCTGGAGGTGATGGACTCTGTGCGGCGTGGGGCACAGCTGGCCATCGAGGAGTGCCAGTACCAGTTTCGAAACCGACGGTGGAACTGCTCGACTCTGGACAGCCTGCCGGTCTTCGGCAAGGTGGTGACACAAG GGACCCGAGAAGCAGCCTTCGTCTATGCCATCTCCTCTGCAGGGGTAGCCTTTGCCGTAACTCGGGCCTGCAGCAGTGGGGAGCTGGACAAATGTGGCTGTGACCGGACTGTGCATGGGGTCAGCCCAGAGG GCTTCCAATGGTCAGGCTGTTCAGACAACATTGCCTATGGAGTAGCCTTCTCCCAGTCCTTTGTGGATGTCCGAGAGAGAAGCAAAGGGGCCTCCTCCAGCCGGGCTCTCATGAACTTGCACAACAATGAGGCTGGAAGAAAG GCCATCCTGAACCACATGCGAGTGGAATGCAAATGCCACGGTGTGTCAGGCTCCTGTGAAGTGAAGACCTGCTGGAAGGCCATGCCACCCTTCCGCAAGGTGGGCCACGTCCTCAAGGAGAAATTTGACGGGGCCACGGAGGTAGAGCAGCGGCGAGTGGGCTCCTCCAAAGCCCTCGTGCCGAGGAACTCCCAGTTTAAGCCGCACACAGACGAGGACCTGGTGTACCTGGAGCCAAGCCCGGACTTCTGCGAGCATGATGCCCGCAGTGGCGTGCTGGGCACTTGGGGTCGCCAATGCAACAAGACCTCCAAGGCCATTGATGGCTGCGAGCTACTGTGCTGCGGCCGAGGCTTCCACACCTCCGAGGTCGAGGTGGTCGAGCGCTGCAGCTGTAAATTCCACTGGTGTTGTTTTGTCAAGTGTCGTCACTGCCACCGGCTGGTGGAGACACACACGTGCCGGTGA